The following coding sequences lie in one Trypanosoma brucei gambiense DAL972 chromosome 7, complete sequence genomic window:
- a CDS encoding protein kinase, putative, protein MLLHYRTLVMATSRKQVVGKYELGKVLASGYFDCRTRICTHIVTGAQYVVRIYSKSTLAEAQWMWDRTRDAIHVMRTLPKHENIIEISELFETESSLYILMQLFAPMHLTKMYTTVGESGQRERVPIQRTKALFLQVVRGLRHMHDCSVVHLGLAPDHVMVNDRDHVKIGNLVSCKYVPKGTKLCRDIRGTMHTVAPEVLRNGEYDPYLADSWSMGVLLYFMLHNGRYPHDGANTTKNILYNRIRPPDPKLPAEALNLLQQLLSHNPGSRMRVEQIADHPFFATEHKDVDTGRTEQQAARYTGVVPSLWASRTAHIPVVLRAPLKERVQYSGSREDAAAYLIQMCYKAFRGRKRRFSDRFLSTQPRGSINRSRSQVVEVVCPSSRSRRRKNYQTPHGDTEAAFGQERTHLSSQHYQQRWSAVTNTEMQQGELGSRTSSINSGFAKCGEGPADPAEGSSFFGFSGSESEGSPMNATQGSHFNFSLKSGNLPLTLPPLRRQGGPCKLGCDPTLDAPVGTPPNSTFDGPGNASPTTASVCNEVVRAASFRLRVPSMLHLKAAEAFSRDLDLRGPGFTHFNTRVDPGRRCPVCDRPPAQRMNRKQPYLNTPYEYKEGKFTIKTVADSD, encoded by the coding sequence atgTTACTTCATTACAGGACGCTGGTGATGGCGACCTCTCGCAAGCAGGTAGTTGGTAAATACGAACTGGGGAAGGTTTTGGCGTCAGGATACTTCGATTGCCGCACTCGTATCTGCACGCACATAGTGACAGGAGCGCAATACGTCGTACGGATATACAGTAAAAGTACTCTGGCGGAGGCGCAGTGGATGTGGGATCGCACTCGCGATGCCATCCACGTCATGCGTACGCTGCCAAAGCACGAAAATATTATTGAGATTTCAGAGCTATTTGAAACAGAATCCTCACTCTACATTCTTATGCAGCTGTTCGCACCGATGCATCTGACGAAGATGTATACAACTGTAGGTGAATCGGGGCAACGTGAGAGAGTGCCCATACAAAGGACAAAGGCACTTTTCCTGCAAGTTGTGCGGGGTTTAAGACACATGCACGACTGTAGTGTGGTGCACTTGGGACTGGCACCAGACCACGTCATGGTGAATGACAGGGACCATGTGAAAATTGGCAATCTCGTCTCTTGTAAATATGTCCCAAAAGGAACGAAGTTGTGCCGTGACATTCGTGGCACAATGCACACCGTAGCGCCGGAGGTATTACGCAACGGGGAGTATGATCCTTATCTTGCGGACTCGTGGTCCATGGGCGTATTACTCTACTTCATGTTACACAATGGACGCTACCCGCACGATGGGGCAAATACAAcgaaaaatattttatacaataGGATCCGCCCACCTGATCCAAAGCTACCAGCAGAGGCGCTGAACCTattgcagcagctgctgagCCACAATCCCGGTTCTCGAATGCGTGTGGAGCAAATTGCGGATCACCCATTCTTTGCGACAGAACATAAAGATGTCGATACAGGTAGAACGGAGCAACAAGCGGCCAGATATACTGGCGTGGTGCCGAGTTTATGGGCTAGCAGGACTGCGCATATCCCAGTAGTGCTAAGGGCGCCACTTAAGGAGCGAGTTCAGTACAGTGGTAGCCGAGAGGACGCAGCCGCTTACCTGATACAAATGTGTTATAAGGCATTCAGAGGCCGCAAACGGCGCTTTAGTGACCGCTTTTTGAGCACTCAACCACGTGGATCTATAAACCGCAGCCGCAGTCAAGTGGTTGAAGTGGTATGCCCCTCTTCACGATCGCGCCGAAGGAAGAATTACCAAACTCCGCACGGTGATACAGAGGCAGCCTTCGGACAGGAGCGAACGCACCTCAGCTCGCAACACTATCAGCAACGGTGGAGCGCTGTAACAAACACAGAAATGCAGCAAGGGGAACTGGGAAGCCGGACAAGCTCAATCAACAGTGGGTTCGCAAAATGTGGAGAAGGGCCTGCAGACCCGGCCGAAGGGAGCTCTTTTTTTGGGTTTAGCGGAAGCGAGTCAGAAGGTAGTCCAATGAACGCCACACAGGGATCCCatttcaatttttctttgaagtCGGGAAATTTGCCTCTGACCTTGCCACCACTCAGACGACAAGGAGGTCCCTGCAAGCTCGGTTGTGACCCTACACTCGATGCTCCTGTTGGCACCCCTCCCAACAGTACTTTCGACGGACCCGGTAACGCTTCCCCCACAACCGCATCCGTTTGCAACGAAGTGGTCCGTGCCGCATCATTCCGATTGCGAGTTCCCTCGATGCTTCACTTGAAGGCTGCTGAGGCATTTTCTCGGGACCTCGATCTTAGGGGCCCCGGTTTCACTCATTTCAACACGCGAGTTGACCCCGGGAGGCGTTGCCCGGTGTGCGACAGGCCCCCCGCGCAACGAATGAATCGTAAACAACCGTACCTGAACACACCATATGAGTACAAGGAGGGGAAATTTACCATTAAAACTGTTGCGGACTCTGATTAA
- a CDS encoding Mu-adaptin 1, putative, whose product MASVFYILDSKGSPLICRSYRGDVTHNPPSVFQRRVLDEEEFRITPIFEEQGYIYCYIRVNNVFFLMVSKLNILPLQQFAFMRQCVTVFESYFKHVLEETIMDNFVIVYELLDEMCDFGFPQYTEEKSLKKYITQESLISYLLPEDKLHVKELPAEASGRGGLTPWRQPGKYKYRKNEVFLDVIESVNILLSPGGETLSSEICGQIKMRVRLSGMPVLKLGLNDKATFEMLASRGRAVEMEGVKLHQCVKLSQFESHRVISFVPPDGEFELMSYRTSKKVAPMVTVECTTVSKSATQVEMALVARTTFRRTLTASFLDILVPVPSDAFKPEGRCSAGKVRHAPESNLLMWSLREVSGGKQFTCSFKFSLPSVRSSDPSVFAKAPVQVKFEVPYLTASGIQVRYLKVEEEPNYQALSWVRYVTQSGDYQIRTA is encoded by the coding sequence ATGGCTTCCGTGTTCTATATTCTTGACAGCAAAGGGTCTCCACTCATATGCCGCTCCTACAGGGGAGATGTCACCCATAACCCTCCGTCTGTCTTTCAGCGCCGAGTGCTTGACGAGGAGGAGTTCCGCATAACCCCTATTTTTGAGGAACAGGGGTATATCTATTGCTACATACGGGTGAACAACGTGTTCTTCCTGATGGTGAGCAAGTTAAACATTCTCCCACTGCAGCAATTCGCCTTCATGCGGCAATGTGTCACCGTTTTCGAAAGCTACTTCAAGCACGTGCTAGAGGAAACGATAATGGACAATTTTGTCATTGTATATGAGCTACTGGACGAGATGTGTGATTTTGGCTTCCCGCAATACACCGAAGAGAAGTCACTCAAAAAATATATCACACAAGAGAGCCTTATTTCGTACCTGCTCCCTGAAGATAAGCTCCACGTGAAAGAGCTACCGGCAGAGGCGTCGGGTCGCGGTGGCCTCACGCCGTGGCGTCAGCCTGGTAAGTATAAGTACCGTAAAAACGAAGTCTTCCTTGATGTTATTGAGAGTGTGAACATCCTTCTCTCACCTGGCGGAGAAACGCTTTCAAGCGAAATATGTGGTCAGATTAAAATGCGTGTGCGTCTCTCCGGGATGCCGGTCCTGAAACTTGGTCTGAATGACAAGGCTACGTTTGAGATGTTGGCCTCCCGCGGGCGTGCTGTTGAGATGGAGGGCGTCAAACTGCATCAGTGCGTTAAGCTTAGTCAGTTCGAGAGTCACCGTGTTATTTCTTTCGTACCACCTGATGGGGAATTCGAGCTGATGTCTTACCGCACGAGTAAGAAGGTGGCTCCGATGGTTACCGTGGAGTGCACCACCGTTAGTAAAAGCGCGACTCAGGTGGAGATGGCCCTAGTGGCACGCACCACGTTTCGACGCACTCTCACCGCATCTTTCTTGGATATTCTTGTGCCGGTCCCGAGCGATGCATTCAAACCGGAGGGGCGGTGCTCGGCGGGAAAGGTTCGTCATGCACCGGAGTCCAACTTACTTATGTGGAGTCTGCGCGAGGTAAGTGGTGGTAAGCAATTCACCTGTTCATTCAAATTCAGCCTCCCTTCCGTGCGAAGCAGTGATCCATCCGTGTTTGCTAAGGCACCAGTACAAGTGAAATTTGAGGTCCCATACCTTACGGCATCCGGTATTCAAGTGCGGTATTTgaaggtggaggaagagCCGAACTATCAGGCGCTGTCGTGGGTACGGTACGTCACGCAGAGCGGCGACTACCAGATTCGGACGGcgtaa